The Dermacentor albipictus isolate Rhodes 1998 colony chromosome 2, USDA_Dalb.pri_finalv2, whole genome shotgun sequence genome has a segment encoding these proteins:
- the LOC135919281 gene encoding putative nuclease HARBI1: protein MAAFVVCLAAAAAAARLCGRGRREPEDAFDMPDDQFRRHFRLKKETVWWLCDEVAEELGGVRTSALSVERQVLCALRFFATGSFQASVGSEETIGVTQPAVSKCVRRVAEAIVHAGARNKWVHFPRTSEEKAAVKEGFLRRGSIPGVIGCVDGSLIAIIAPKGEQKAAFMCRKGYYALNTMFICDAGMRILAIDPLRPGSDHDAHVWRTTWLRRRFLEGHIAKAGEHLLGDSGYPLEPWLLTPVTGHPPVHTAEGRYNTAHAAMRSVVERCIGLLKSRFRCLQRYRALHYQPERAANIVAACAVLHNLCLDEGDVLSDDVSDDSSNSSSDDESGNPSPQRVPQVRAARMMYMRGCAARDNVISSFGTTRQQHQRYLQRVRRRLRRQQHRQQQ, encoded by the exons atggcGGCCTTCGTGGTTtgtttggcggcggcggcggcggcggctcgtcTGTGCGGGCGCGGGAGGAGAGAGCCCGAGGATGCGTTTGACATGCCAGACGATCAGTTTCGGCGGCACTTTCGCCTGAAGAAAGAAACTGTGTGGTGGCTGTGCGACGAAGTGGCGGAGGAACTCGGAGGCGTGAGAACTTCAGCGCTGTCGGTGGAGCGGCAAGTGTTGTGCGCGTTGCGATTCTTCGCAACGGGCAGCTTTCAGGCCTCGgtagggagcgaggagacgatcggcgtgacccagcctgcggtcagcaagtgtgtgcgacgcgtggcggaggcaatcgtccacgccggggcccgcaacaagtgggtccattTCCCGAGGACGTCGGAGGAGAAGGCGGCCGTGAAGGAAGGGTTCCTTCGACGCGGCTCCATTCCCGGCGTCATCGGATGCGTGGACGGCAGCCTGATAGCCATCATCGCACCGAAGGGCGAGCAGAAGGCGGCATTCATGTGCCGCAAAGGGTACTACGCCCTCAACACAATGTTC atctgcgacgcaggCATGCGGATCCTCGCCATCGACCCTCTGCGACCGGGGTCAGACCACGACGCCCACGTCTGGAGAACTACGTGGTTGCGTCGTCGGTTCCTGGAGGGGCATATTGCCAAGGCCGGCGAACACCTCCTCG GTGACAGCGGCTACCCCCTGGAACCATGGCTCCTGACCCCAGTCACAGGCCACCCTCCCGTACACACTGCAGAAGGCAGgtacaacactgcacatgctgccatGCGGTCCGTAGTGGAGCGGTGCATTGGGCTTCTGAAGAGCCGCTTTCGCTGCCTTCAGCGGTACCGCGCCCTCCACTACCAACCAGAGCGCGCTGCCAACATCgttgcagcatgtgcagtgttgcacAACTTGTGTCTTGATGAAGGTGACGTGTTGTCGGATGATGTTAGTgatgacagcagcaacagcagcagtgacgATGAAAGTGGCAACCCCTCCCCACAGAGAGTTCCCCAAGTGAGGGCAGCACGCATGATGTACATGAGAGGCTGTGCTGCCCGGGATAATGTTATTAGCTCATTTGGCACGACACGGCAGCAGCACCAGCGATACCTGCAAAGGGTGCGAAGGCGGCTGCGTCGACAGCAGCACCGACAGCAGCAATAA